One window from the genome of Elaeis guineensis isolate ETL-2024a chromosome 5, EG11, whole genome shotgun sequence encodes:
- the LOC105046227 gene encoding uncharacterized protein isoform X2, with protein sequence MKMVILSADWKVKKAHLVAEIISDSYASLLLLTHDTIILCEGLTAFARLNSQLEDKVQTANAQAEVTEELLYTVEEQEKKNQEKITLLEARLASLEIQQKKDKEFKKLKADYQKEMESGESALNEERGKRQKAEKSTQEMKDELSTIETQAQKAASRALIEFRESKEYEDELVKGSTDAYQLRFKDCEKAISRLQPKLDLSGLQADNLPDKEGSKSDKKADAMEDHPLSS encoded by the exons AtgaagatggtgatcctatccgCTGACTGGAAAGTTAAGAAGGCCCATCTAGTCGCGGAGATCATTTCGGACTCCTACGCGTCATTGTTGTTG ttGACACATGACACAATAATTTTATGTGAGGGATTGACCGCCTTTGCGCGACTCAACTCCCAACTTGAAGATAAGGTCCAAACTGCGAATGCTCAGGCCGAAGTCACCGAAGAGCTTCTCTACACTGTCGaggagcaagaaaaaaaaaatcaagagaagaTCACTCTACTGGAGGCCAGATTGGCATCTTTGGAGATCCAACAGAAAAAGGACAAGGAGTTCAAAAAACTAAAGGCTGACTACCAGAAAGAGATGGAGTCGGGAGAATCCGCCCTCAACGAGGAAAGGGGCAAACGACAAAAAGCCGAGAAGTCTACCCAAGAGATGAAGGATGAACTATCGACGATAGAAACTCAGGCCCAGAAGGCAGCTTCTCGAGCACTGATCGAGTTTCGAGAGTCCAAAGAATATGAGGATGAGCTTGTCAAGGGCTCCACGGATGCCTACCAACTCAGGTTCAAAGACTGCGAGAAGGCCATAAGCCGACTACAGCCCAAGTTAGACCTGAGCGGGCTACAAGCAGATAACCTCCCAGACAAGGAAGGCTCGAAGAGCGACAAGAAAGCAGACGCCATGGAAGACCATCCTCTATCTTCTTAG